One window of Eublepharis macularius isolate TG4126 chromosome 17, MPM_Emac_v1.0, whole genome shotgun sequence genomic DNA carries:
- the USP48 gene encoding ubiquitin carboxyl-terminal hydrolase 48 isoform X2: MAPRLQLEKAAWRWTETVPPEDVTQEHIEAAYRVGLEPCQRGVCRRNCRGNPNCLVGIGEHVWLGEIDENSFHNIDDPNCERRKKNAFVGLTNLGATCYVNTFLQMWFFNLELRQALYLCPITRPVHVKAEGAPAYKDYEPQAICEHLQYLFALLQNSRRRYIDPSGFVKALGLDTGQQQDAQEFSKLFMSLLEDTLSTQKNPDVRNIVQKQFCGEYAYVTVCNQCGRESKLISKFYELELNIQGHKQLSDCITEFLKEEKLEGDNRYFCEACQSKQNATRRIRLLGLPGTLNLQLMRFVFDRQTGHKKKLNTYIEFSELLDMDPFMEDKVGVSGYELSAILIHRGVSAYSGHYIAHVKDPQTGEWYRFNDEDIEKMEGKKLQLGAEEDLEPSKAQTRKPKCGKGVHRSRNAYMLVYRLQTQEKSVTVEIPAFLQELVERDNSKFEEWCSEMAEMRKQSVARGKVKHEEVKELYQRLPAKAGSPYDFVSLEWLRRWLDESTPPKPIDNSACLCSHGKLHPDKIPTVKRVSEYVADYFYERYGGGPRLTVTALCRECVVERCRVLRLKSQLSEDCKAVANLLKGPVKRYVVPGQGQQLWHAWHPWCLPGCEFLSSPLHSDDGFWVGKSSLRSWRQLALEQLDDPEGDADQSNGNMNGDAKGKDECSTEKQEEDDLKFNEDIICPHGNLCVSENERRIVSREAWEKLCCYFQNAPEFPGSKDSCSQCKVLEREGEENEALHKMMASEQKASLPNLFQDKSRPCLGSWPEEVDELYVVSKFFVEEWRKFVRRPARCSPVSSVGNRDLLCPHGGLMFTFASMAKEDSTLIALIWPSEWGKIQKLFVVDHTVRVIRRQPAEAGPGNAHYVTEPELCSDCREGLLCQQQRDLREYAQATIYVRKVVDNTKVMKDSAPELNVSSSEAEEEREEARLEGEQDPDFNQANSNAKRQKVSHPNYVAYQKQGIRRSTRHRKVRGEKALLVSANQTLKDLKIQIMHAFSVAPFDQNLSIEGMMLTEDSATLGSLGVTPESVVLLKADEPVVDYAAIDDVMQVCLPEEGFKGTGLLGH, translated from the exons AACGCATTTGTGGGCCTCACAAACCTGGGTGCCACCTGCTACGTCAACACTTTCCTGCAGATGTGGTTCTTCAACTTGGAGCTCCGCCAGGCACTTTACTTGTGTCCGATCACCCGCCCTGTGCATGTGAAAGCAGAGGGCGCACCAGCATACAAAG ATTACGAGCCTCAGGCCATTTGCGAACACCTCCAGTACTTGTTCGCTTTGCTGCAGAACAGCAGACGGCGTTACATCGATCCATCGGGGTTTGTTAAAGCACTGGGTTTGGACACAGGTCAGCAGCAG GATGCACAAGAATTCTCAAAGCTGTTCATGTCTCTGCTGGAAGACACTTTGtccacacaaaaaaacccagatgTGCGGAACATTGTTCAGAAGCAGTTTTGTGGAGAGTATGCCTATGTCACAGT ATGCAACCAGTGCGGCAGAGAATCCAAACTTATATCAAAATTTTATGAGCTTGAGTTAAATATCCAGGGACACAAACAGTTGTCGGACTGCATCACGGAATTCCTGAAG GAGGAGAAGCTGGAAGGGGACAACCGCTACTTCTGCGAGGCCTGCCAGAGCAAGCAGAACGCCACCCGCAGGATCCGGCTCCTCGGCCTCCCCGGCACGCTCAACTTGCAGCTCATGCGCTTTGTCTTTGACAG GCAAACGGGCCACAAGAAAAAACTTAACACCTACATTGAGTTCTCAGAATTGTTGGATATGGATCCCTTCATGGAAGACAAAG TTGGGGTCTCTGGATACGAGCTGAGTGCGATTCTCATACACCGAGGGGTGAGTGCATATTCTGGCCACTACATTGCTCACGTGAAGGACCCACAGACAGGAGAGTGGTACAGATTTAACGATGAAGACATAGAGAAGATGGAAGGCAAGAAGCTGCAGCTGGGTGCAGAAGAAGATTTAG AGCCTTCCAAAGCTCAAACTCGAAAGCCCAAGTGTGGGAAAGGGGTCCACCGGTCTCGGAATGCGTACATGTTGGTCTACCGGCTGCAGACGCAAGAGAAGTCGGTGACGGTTGAAATTCCAG CTTTTTTGCAAGAGCTGGTTGAGCGGGACAATAGCAAGTTTGAGGAGTGGTGCAGCGAAATGGCTGAGATGCGCAAGCAAAGCGTGGCTAGGGGCAAGGTCAAGCACGAGGAGGTGAAGGAGCTCTACCAGAGGTTACCCGCTAAAGCTG GGAGTCCTTACGACTTTGTCTCTCTGGAATGGCTGCGTCGGTGGCTGGATGAATCCACGCCTCCTAAGCCAATTGACAACTCAGCCTGCTTGTGCTCACATGGAAAGCTGCATCCAGATAAAATACCAACGGTCAAGAGGGTCTCTGAGTACGTGGCTGACTACTTTTACGAGAGATACGGAGGAGGGCCTAGGCTGACAG TGACAGCGCTTTGCCGAGAGTGCGTGGTGGAGAGATGCCGGGTCCTGCGCCTGAAGAGCCAGCTGAGTGAGGACTGTAAAGCGGTTGCCAACTTGCTGAAAGGGCCGGTCAAGCGGTACGTG GTTCCTGGTCAGGGCCaacagctgtggcacgcgtggcATCCGTGGTGCCTCCCGGGTTGCGAGTTCTTGTCTTCCCCTCTACACAGTGACGATGGCTTCTGGGTCGGCAAATCGTCCTTGCGGAGCTGGCGTCAGTTGGCACTGGAGCAGCTGGACGATCCAGAGGGAGATGCGGACCAGAGCAACGGCAACATGAACGGTGATGCaaaaggcaaag ACGAATGCAGCACAGAGAAGCAAGAGGAAGACGACTTGAAGTTCAACGAGGACATCATCTGCCCCCATG GCAACCTCTGCGTATCAGAGAACGAAAGGAGGATCGTTTCCAGAGAAgcctgggagaagctgtgctGCTATTTCCAGAACGCCCCagagttcccaggcagcaaagacTCCTGCTCCCAGTGCAAG GTACTGGAGCGGGAGGGCGAGGAGAATGAAGCCCTCCACAAAATGATGGCCAGTGAGCAGAAGGCGTCTCTCCCCAACCTCTTCCAAGACAAGAGCAGGCCTTGCCTGGGCAGCTGGCCAGAG gAGGTGGATGAACTCTACGTCGTCTCCAAATTCTTTGTAGAAGAGTGGAGGAAGTTTGTGAG GAGGCCCGCGCGGTGCAGTCCGGTCTCGTCGGTGGGGAACCGGGACCTCCTCTGTCCACACGGGGGCCTGATGTTCACGTTTGCTTCCATGGCCAAAGAAGACTCCACACT TATAGCTCTGATATGGCCCAGTGAGTGGGGAAAGATCCAAAAGCTCTTTGTGGTGGACCACACAGTCAGAGTCATCAGGAGGCAACCAGCAGAGGCAGGCCCCGGCAACGCACACTACGTTACTGAGCCTG AGCTGTGCTCAGACTGCAGAGAAGGGCTGTTGTGTCAGCAGCAGAGGGACCTGCGGGAGTACGCTCAGGCCACAATCTACGTGCGCAAAGTGGTGGACAACACAAAG GTCATGAAGGACTCTGCCCCTGAACTCAATGTCAGCAGCTCAGAGGCGGAAGAGGAGCGGGAGGAGGCCAGGCTGGAAGGGGAGCAAGACCCAGATTTTAACCAG GCCAACAGCAATGCAAAGCGGCAGAAAGTGTCGCACCCAAACTACGTTGCCTACCAAAAACAAGGGATCCGACGGAGCACCAGGCACAGGAAGGTCCGCGGAGAGAAAGCTCTGCTGGTGTCTGCGAACCAAACACTGAAAGATCTGAAAATCCAG ATCATGCACGCCTTCTCGGTTGCCCCTTTTGACCAGAACTTGTCGATTGAAGGGATGATGCTGACTGAGGACTCGGCAACTCTTGGCAGCCTTGGAGTCACCCCGGAGTCTGTTGTCCTACTAAAG GCTGATGAACCTGTTGTGGATTATGCAGCAATAGATGACGTTATGCAAG TGTGTCTGCCTGAAGAAGGCTTCAAAG GGACTGGTCTTCTTGGACACTAA
- the USP48 gene encoding ubiquitin carboxyl-terminal hydrolase 48 isoform X1, translated as MAPRLQLEKAAWRWTETVPPEDVTQEHIEAAYRVGLEPCQRGVCRRNCRGNPNCLVGIGEHVWLGEIDENSFHNIDDPNCERRKKNAFVGLTNLGATCYVNTFLQMWFFNLELRQALYLCPITRPVHVKAEGAPAYKDYEPQAICEHLQYLFALLQNSRRRYIDPSGFVKALGLDTGQQQDAQEFSKLFMSLLEDTLSTQKNPDVRNIVQKQFCGEYAYVTVCNQCGRESKLISKFYELELNIQGHKQLSDCITEFLKEEKLEGDNRYFCEACQSKQNATRRIRLLGLPGTLNLQLMRFVFDRQTGHKKKLNTYIEFSELLDMDPFMEDKVGVSGYELSAILIHRGVSAYSGHYIAHVKDPQTGEWYRFNDEDIEKMEGKKLQLGAEEDLEPSKAQTRKPKCGKGVHRSRNAYMLVYRLQTQEKSVTVEIPAFLQELVERDNSKFEEWCSEMAEMRKQSVARGKVKHEEVKELYQRLPAKAGSPYDFVSLEWLRRWLDESTPPKPIDNSACLCSHGKLHPDKIPTVKRVSEYVADYFYERYGGGPRLTVTALCRECVVERCRVLRLKSQLSEDCKAVANLLKGPVKRDDGFWVGKSSLRSWRQLALEQLDDPEGDADQSNGNMNGDAKGKDECSTEKQEEDDLKFNEDIICPHGNLCVSENERRIVSREAWEKLCCYFQNAPEFPGSKDSCSQCKVLEREGEENEALHKMMASEQKASLPNLFQDKSRPCLGSWPEEVDELYVVSKFFVEEWRKFVRRPARCSPVSSVGNRDLLCPHGGLMFTFASMAKEDSTLIALIWPSEWGKIQKLFVVDHTVRVIRRQPAEAGPGNAHYVTEPELCSDCREGLLCQQQRDLREYAQATIYVRKVVDNTKVMKDSAPELNVSSSEAEEEREEARLEGEQDPDFNQANSNAKRQKVSHPNYVAYQKQGIRRSTRHRKVRGEKALLVSANQTLKDLKIQIMHAFSVAPFDQNLSIEGMMLTEDSATLGSLGVTPESVVLLKADEPVVDYAAIDDVMQVCLPEEGFKGTGLLGH; from the exons AACGCATTTGTGGGCCTCACAAACCTGGGTGCCACCTGCTACGTCAACACTTTCCTGCAGATGTGGTTCTTCAACTTGGAGCTCCGCCAGGCACTTTACTTGTGTCCGATCACCCGCCCTGTGCATGTGAAAGCAGAGGGCGCACCAGCATACAAAG ATTACGAGCCTCAGGCCATTTGCGAACACCTCCAGTACTTGTTCGCTTTGCTGCAGAACAGCAGACGGCGTTACATCGATCCATCGGGGTTTGTTAAAGCACTGGGTTTGGACACAGGTCAGCAGCAG GATGCACAAGAATTCTCAAAGCTGTTCATGTCTCTGCTGGAAGACACTTTGtccacacaaaaaaacccagatgTGCGGAACATTGTTCAGAAGCAGTTTTGTGGAGAGTATGCCTATGTCACAGT ATGCAACCAGTGCGGCAGAGAATCCAAACTTATATCAAAATTTTATGAGCTTGAGTTAAATATCCAGGGACACAAACAGTTGTCGGACTGCATCACGGAATTCCTGAAG GAGGAGAAGCTGGAAGGGGACAACCGCTACTTCTGCGAGGCCTGCCAGAGCAAGCAGAACGCCACCCGCAGGATCCGGCTCCTCGGCCTCCCCGGCACGCTCAACTTGCAGCTCATGCGCTTTGTCTTTGACAG GCAAACGGGCCACAAGAAAAAACTTAACACCTACATTGAGTTCTCAGAATTGTTGGATATGGATCCCTTCATGGAAGACAAAG TTGGGGTCTCTGGATACGAGCTGAGTGCGATTCTCATACACCGAGGGGTGAGTGCATATTCTGGCCACTACATTGCTCACGTGAAGGACCCACAGACAGGAGAGTGGTACAGATTTAACGATGAAGACATAGAGAAGATGGAAGGCAAGAAGCTGCAGCTGGGTGCAGAAGAAGATTTAG AGCCTTCCAAAGCTCAAACTCGAAAGCCCAAGTGTGGGAAAGGGGTCCACCGGTCTCGGAATGCGTACATGTTGGTCTACCGGCTGCAGACGCAAGAGAAGTCGGTGACGGTTGAAATTCCAG CTTTTTTGCAAGAGCTGGTTGAGCGGGACAATAGCAAGTTTGAGGAGTGGTGCAGCGAAATGGCTGAGATGCGCAAGCAAAGCGTGGCTAGGGGCAAGGTCAAGCACGAGGAGGTGAAGGAGCTCTACCAGAGGTTACCCGCTAAAGCTG GGAGTCCTTACGACTTTGTCTCTCTGGAATGGCTGCGTCGGTGGCTGGATGAATCCACGCCTCCTAAGCCAATTGACAACTCAGCCTGCTTGTGCTCACATGGAAAGCTGCATCCAGATAAAATACCAACGGTCAAGAGGGTCTCTGAGTACGTGGCTGACTACTTTTACGAGAGATACGGAGGAGGGCCTAGGCTGACAG TGACAGCGCTTTGCCGAGAGTGCGTGGTGGAGAGATGCCGGGTCCTGCGCCTGAAGAGCCAGCTGAGTGAGGACTGTAAAGCGGTTGCCAACTTGCTGAAAGGGCCGGTCAAGCG TGACGATGGCTTCTGGGTCGGCAAATCGTCCTTGCGGAGCTGGCGTCAGTTGGCACTGGAGCAGCTGGACGATCCAGAGGGAGATGCGGACCAGAGCAACGGCAACATGAACGGTGATGCaaaaggcaaag ACGAATGCAGCACAGAGAAGCAAGAGGAAGACGACTTGAAGTTCAACGAGGACATCATCTGCCCCCATG GCAACCTCTGCGTATCAGAGAACGAAAGGAGGATCGTTTCCAGAGAAgcctgggagaagctgtgctGCTATTTCCAGAACGCCCCagagttcccaggcagcaaagacTCCTGCTCCCAGTGCAAG GTACTGGAGCGGGAGGGCGAGGAGAATGAAGCCCTCCACAAAATGATGGCCAGTGAGCAGAAGGCGTCTCTCCCCAACCTCTTCCAAGACAAGAGCAGGCCTTGCCTGGGCAGCTGGCCAGAG gAGGTGGATGAACTCTACGTCGTCTCCAAATTCTTTGTAGAAGAGTGGAGGAAGTTTGTGAG GAGGCCCGCGCGGTGCAGTCCGGTCTCGTCGGTGGGGAACCGGGACCTCCTCTGTCCACACGGGGGCCTGATGTTCACGTTTGCTTCCATGGCCAAAGAAGACTCCACACT TATAGCTCTGATATGGCCCAGTGAGTGGGGAAAGATCCAAAAGCTCTTTGTGGTGGACCACACAGTCAGAGTCATCAGGAGGCAACCAGCAGAGGCAGGCCCCGGCAACGCACACTACGTTACTGAGCCTG AGCTGTGCTCAGACTGCAGAGAAGGGCTGTTGTGTCAGCAGCAGAGGGACCTGCGGGAGTACGCTCAGGCCACAATCTACGTGCGCAAAGTGGTGGACAACACAAAG GTCATGAAGGACTCTGCCCCTGAACTCAATGTCAGCAGCTCAGAGGCGGAAGAGGAGCGGGAGGAGGCCAGGCTGGAAGGGGAGCAAGACCCAGATTTTAACCAG GCCAACAGCAATGCAAAGCGGCAGAAAGTGTCGCACCCAAACTACGTTGCCTACCAAAAACAAGGGATCCGACGGAGCACCAGGCACAGGAAGGTCCGCGGAGAGAAAGCTCTGCTGGTGTCTGCGAACCAAACACTGAAAGATCTGAAAATCCAG ATCATGCACGCCTTCTCGGTTGCCCCTTTTGACCAGAACTTGTCGATTGAAGGGATGATGCTGACTGAGGACTCGGCAACTCTTGGCAGCCTTGGAGTCACCCCGGAGTCTGTTGTCCTACTAAAG GCTGATGAACCTGTTGTGGATTATGCAGCAATAGATGACGTTATGCAAG TGTGTCTGCCTGAAGAAGGCTTCAAAG GGACTGGTCTTCTTGGACACTAA